From one Paenibacillus sp. FSL K6-1330 genomic stretch:
- a CDS encoding polysaccharide deacetylase family protein — translation MFFLCLFLRKRKLKTKKRRRRLISLAAIGLLCFCLMKWLPWDKAPVLGQHGEQSVNQLIARNVSQPKPEGKIVYLTFDDGPSEWTEEFLDVLQQYGVKATFFMQGSNLQRKDLQSVVKRAADEGHYIGGHSMTHEYNKLYEERQFVSEMKDNLALIHEITGERPNLVRPPYGSAPGLDDKMLRDQIAQEGIKIWDWTIESNDWQLKDHPDQIVENIKQATKVDLEVVLMHEKPQTLQVLPEIIEFYEEEGYQFGVYDDNEHFHLNFQKDHRL, via the coding sequence ATGTTTTTCTTATGTTTATTTCTGAGGAAAAGAAAGCTTAAAACAAAAAAACGCAGACGGCGACTTATTTCGCTTGCAGCGATTGGTTTGCTTTGTTTTTGTCTGATGAAGTGGTTGCCATGGGATAAGGCTCCCGTTTTGGGTCAGCATGGAGAACAGTCTGTGAACCAACTGATTGCAAGGAATGTTAGCCAACCTAAACCGGAAGGGAAGATCGTTTATTTAACGTTTGACGACGGTCCGAGCGAATGGACGGAGGAGTTTCTTGACGTTTTGCAGCAATATGGCGTAAAGGCGACTTTTTTTATGCAAGGAAGCAACCTGCAGCGCAAGGATCTGCAAAGTGTCGTGAAGCGTGCAGCAGACGAGGGACATTATATTGGCGGTCACAGCATGACTCACGAATACAACAAACTGTACGAAGAGAGGCAATTCGTATCTGAGATGAAAGACAACTTGGCGTTGATCCATGAAATTACAGGTGAACGGCCGAATTTGGTGCGTCCGCCATACGGTTCAGCGCCTGGACTGGACGATAAGATGCTGCGCGACCAAATTGCCCAAGAAGGAATCAAGATTTGGGATTGGACCATTGAATCGAATGATTGGCAACTGAAGGATCACCCGGATCAAATTGTCGAGAATATCAAACAAGCAACAAAAGTCGATTTGGAAGTCGTATTGATGCACGAAAAGCCGCAAACCCTGCAGGTTCTTCCGGAGATCATCGAATTCTACGAAGAAGAAGGCTACCAATTTGGTGTTTACGACGATAACGAGCATTTTCACTTGAATTTTCAAAAGGATCATCGCTTGTAG
- a CDS encoding GDSL-type esterase/lipase family protein has product MNMKKTVATLVIGSITLALAACGNESISSSPQQSTTQSQEQATESKGSVETAYQVFFQNSVFFGDSITEGLSFHDVLKEENVLGGAGKTAEFALQDMDELIKRDPERIFILLGSDDILWPADNPKAYSMNNYAKLIGTIKEKLPQAKVTLLSVTPVTAKAEELEPRYKNINDYNQGLKELAEKENIGYVDLSPIFSNGSNDLYDSDGIHFKPEFYTRMLDLLKDQVE; this is encoded by the coding sequence ATGAACATGAAAAAAACAGTAGCAACCCTAGTAATTGGGAGTATTACACTTGCTTTGGCAGCATGCGGAAACGAATCCATAAGCTCGAGTCCGCAGCAATCGACCACTCAAAGCCAAGAACAGGCAACGGAATCAAAAGGCTCAGTAGAAACCGCGTATCAAGTGTTCTTCCAGAACAGCGTATTTTTTGGGGATTCCATTACGGAGGGTTTATCTTTCCATGATGTGCTGAAAGAGGAGAATGTTCTGGGAGGCGCAGGTAAAACGGCGGAGTTTGCACTTCAAGATATGGATGAGTTGATCAAGCGGGACCCGGAACGAATCTTTATCCTCTTGGGTTCGGATGACATTTTATGGCCAGCGGATAACCCCAAAGCCTATTCCATGAATAACTATGCGAAGCTGATCGGTACGATCAAGGAAAAACTTCCACAAGCGAAAGTAACCCTTTTATCAGTAACTCCGGTGACGGCGAAAGCGGAAGAACTGGAACCAAGATACAAAAATATCAATGATTATAACCAAGGCTTAAAAGAGTTGGCGGAGAAAGAGAACATTGGATATGTTGACTTGTCCCCAATATTTTCAAACGGCTCAAATGATCTGTACGACTCGGACGGCATTCATTTCAAACCAGAGTTTTACACTAGAATGCTGGATCTGCTAAAAGATCAAGTGGAATAG
- a CDS encoding MBOAT family protein, with protein sequence MVFSSLIFLFLFLPVTILIYYVSPMKFRNAVLLVVSLIFYAWGEPLYIFIMIFSTVFDYINGLLIDKYRHRKLIARSIFIGSMVGSLGILGFFKYADFVVDNINQLFHMNIQAADLPLPVGISFYTFQTMSYVVDVYLDKVSVQRNFISFGAYVTMFPQLVAGPIVKYGDIAEQLVSRKVSLDRFGEGAELFIRGLAKKVLLANNIGLLWASVKATPIEELSVLSAWLGITAFTLQIYFDFSGYSDMARGLGKMFGFDFMENFRYPYISKSVTEFWRRWHISLGSWFREYVYIPLGGNRSGLKKQLRNLLIVWFLTGLWHGSSWNFIVWGLYFGFFVIIEKLLLLQWLERRSAFVGHVYTLLVVIIGWVLFEMETLSSAWRFIGAMFGFGGHVFADQQALYDLSTNVVLLVVLAFCATPLPGKMLSFIKEKWRIASMIAVPVIYFLFMVLSTAYLVNATYNPFLYFRF encoded by the coding sequence TTGGTCTTTAGCAGCCTAATATTCCTGTTCCTCTTTCTGCCGGTCACCATTCTGATCTATTACGTATCTCCGATGAAATTTCGAAATGCTGTCCTCCTTGTTGTCAGCCTGATCTTTTATGCATGGGGAGAGCCTTTATACATTTTTATTATGATCTTCTCCACGGTCTTCGATTATATCAACGGGCTGCTGATCGATAAATATAGACATCGGAAGCTGATTGCCAGATCGATTTTTATCGGCTCGATGGTCGGCAGTCTGGGGATTCTCGGATTTTTCAAATATGCGGATTTTGTCGTGGACAACATCAATCAGTTGTTTCACATGAATATCCAAGCGGCCGATTTGCCGCTGCCTGTGGGCATATCTTTCTATACCTTTCAAACGATGTCTTATGTCGTTGACGTTTACTTGGATAAAGTATCGGTGCAGAGAAATTTCATCTCTTTTGGGGCATATGTGACCATGTTCCCGCAGCTTGTAGCGGGTCCCATCGTCAAATACGGCGATATTGCGGAACAGCTTGTTTCCCGTAAGGTGTCGCTGGACCGTTTTGGCGAAGGGGCGGAACTGTTCATTAGGGGACTTGCCAAAAAAGTGCTGTTGGCCAACAATATCGGATTATTGTGGGCGAGTGTTAAAGCGACGCCGATCGAGGAACTGAGCGTACTCTCCGCCTGGCTTGGCATTACCGCATTTACACTGCAAATCTATTTTGACTTCAGCGGTTATTCTGATATGGCACGGGGACTGGGGAAAATGTTCGGATTTGATTTCATGGAAAATTTCCGTTATCCCTACATCTCTAAAAGTGTAACCGAATTTTGGCGCAGATGGCATATATCGCTTGGGAGCTGGTTTCGGGAGTACGTTTATATACCGCTTGGCGGTAATCGATCTGGGCTTAAGAAGCAGCTCCGGAATTTACTGATTGTATGGTTTTTAACCGGATTATGGCATGGCTCCAGCTGGAACTTTATCGTGTGGGGCTTGTATTTCGGATTCTTTGTGATCATCGAGAAACTATTGCTTCTGCAATGGTTGGAACGCAGATCTGCTTTTGTCGGCCATGTCTATACGCTTCTGGTCGTCATCATCGGCTGGGTTTTGTTCGAAATGGAGACACTCTCTTCCGCTTGGCGTTTCATTGGCGCGATGTTCGGTTTCGGCGGGCATGTTTTTGCGGATCAGCAGGCGCTCTATGATTTGTCTACGAATGTTGTATTACTAGTCGTATTGGCATTCTGTGCGACTCCGCTTCCGGGAAAGATGTTATCCTTCATAAAGGAAAAATGGAGAATTGCCAGCATGATTGCCGTACCGGTTATCTATTTTCTATTCATGGTTCTGTCGACGGCTTATTTGGTCAATGCAACCTACAATCCGTTTTTATATTTTCGATTTTAA
- a CDS encoding N-acetylmuramoyl-L-alanine amidase, with translation MKKGSSIIITLLSVLVIVLLYQLVSGEGTASDRKTGMDVRSDKIRMLEHQPETPYKVVIDSGHGGKDNGATGASGNFEKDFTLQVALKVEELAKQEPQIEVVLTRSEDRFISSIDRERPEIGNQLGADLFISIHGNTYEDASVSGTETYYYHEDSLFLAEILQKHMVQTSGFRDRGVKKEDFFVLKESNMPAALIEMGYLTNPQEENEMLTEDFQYRMASSILDGIKEALKLN, from the coding sequence ATGAAAAAAGGCAGCTCGATTATAATTACCCTTTTGTCTGTGCTGGTGATCGTTCTGCTATATCAACTTGTTTCCGGGGAAGGGACAGCAAGCGACCGTAAAACCGGCATGGATGTCCGCTCGGATAAGATAAGAATGCTAGAACACCAGCCAGAAACCCCTTATAAGGTCGTGATCGATTCAGGACATGGCGGTAAGGATAACGGTGCAACGGGAGCCAGTGGAAATTTTGAGAAGGATTTTACGCTGCAGGTAGCGCTTAAGGTAGAAGAACTGGCGAAACAGGAGCCGCAAATTGAGGTGGTTCTCACTCGATCAGAAGATCGCTTTATATCTTCGATTGACCGGGAACGCCCGGAAATCGGCAATCAACTGGGTGCAGATTTGTTTATATCCATTCACGGGAATACGTACGAAGACGCTAGCGTTTCTGGTACTGAAACCTACTATTACCATGAAGATTCCCTGTTTTTGGCGGAAATTTTGCAAAAGCATATGGTCCAAACCAGCGGATTTCGGGACCGGGGAGTAAAAAAAGAGGATTTCTTCGTCTTGAAGGAATCGAACATGCCGGCGGCTCTAATCGAAATGGGTTATTTAACGAATCCGCAAGAAGAGAATGAAATGCTGACGGAAGATTTCCAATACCGGATGGCAAGCTCCATTCTAGACGGAATTAAAGAAGCTCTAAAATTAAATTAA